From the Prunus dulcis chromosome 4, ALMONDv2, whole genome shotgun sequence genome, one window contains:
- the LOC117626770 gene encoding prohibitin-1, mitochondrial-like yields the protein MNMKNMKVPKVPGRGIATLLTVGVVGALGIYGINNSLYNVDGGHRAIVFNRLVGIKDKVYPEGTHLIIPWFERPVIYDVRARPHLVESTSGSRDLQMVKIALRVLTRPVPDQLPTVYRTLGENYNERVLPSIIHETLKAVVAQYNASQLITQREAVSREIRKILTERAAYFNIAMDDVSITSLTFGKEFMIAIEAKQVAAQEAERAKFVVDKAEQDKKSAVIRAEGEATSAKLIGEAIANNPAFITLRKIEAAREIAQVISNSSNKVFLNSEDLLLNLQEMNL from the exons atgaatatgaaaaatatgaaagttCCCAAAGTGCCTGGTCGTGGGATTGCTACTTTGCTTACAGTGGGAGTTGTTGGTGCTCTTGGTATATATGGAATTAACAATAGTCTCTACAATGTCGATGGAGGGCATCGGGCCATTGTGTTCAATCGTCTTGTTGGTATCAAAGACAAG GTTTATCCTGAAGGGACACACCTGATAATCCCATGGTTTGAGAGGCCAGTCATCTATGATGTCCGTGCACGACCACATCTAGTGGAGAGTACTTCTGGAAGCCGTGACCTCCAGATG GTGAAAATAGCACTTCGAGTTCTGACCCGCCCTGTGCCAGACCAGTTACCTACAGTGTATCGAACTCTTGGGGAGAATTATAATGAGAGGGTCCTGCCTTCAATTATCCATGAAACTTTGAAAGCTGTTGTTGCACAGTATAATGCCAGTCAACTCATTACTCAGAGAGAG gcTGTTAGTAGGGAAATAAGGAAAATTTTGACAGAGAGGGCAGCATATTTCAATATCGCGATGGATGATGTGTCGATTACTAGCCTGACTTTTGGAAAGGAGTTTATGATTGCAATTGAAGCCAAGCAGGTGGCTGCACAAGAAGCTGAGAGGGCTAAGTTTGTTGTGGATAAAGCTGAACAAGACAAGAAAAGTGCTGTTATCAGAGCAGAG GGTGAAGCCACAAGTGCCAAGCTCATTGGTGAAGCCATTGCCAACAATCCGGCATTTATCACTCTCAGGAAGATTGAGGCTGCAAGAGAAATTGCGCAAGTTATCTCCAATTCATCAAACAAGGTTTTCTTGAACTCCGAAGATCTTTTGTTAAACCTTCAGGAGATGAATCTGTAG
- the LOC117625784 gene encoding uncharacterized membrane protein YuiD-like, with product MDEVITAADASSNGSTSSQTSIIPSNLPLLSAFLSFALAQFLKLFTTWYKEKRWDSRRMLGSGGMPSSHSATVTALAVAIGFQEGTGGSAFAIAVVLACVVMYDATGVRLHAGRQAELLNQIVCELPPEHPVSSVRPLRDSLGHTPLQVLAGAMLGCIVASLMRSSS from the exons ATGGACGAGGTGATCACGGCCGCTGATGCCTCATCGAATGGATCTACATCATCACAGACCTCCATCATTCCTTCTAATCTCCCTCTCCTCTCTGCCTTCCTCTCCTTCGCTCTCGCTCAGTTTCTCAAGCTCTTCACCACCTG GTACAAAGAGAAAAGATGGGACTCTAGAAGGATGCTTGGGTCAGGAGGAATGCCCTCGTCGCATTCAGCTACTGTGACAGCTCTGGCAGTTGCTATTGGTTTCCAGGAAGGAACTGGAGGATCGGCCTTTGCCATTGCAGTGGTTTTGGCATGTGTT GTCATGTATGATGCTACTGGTGTAAGACTCCATGCTGGTCGTCAAGCTGAa ttattaaatcaaatagtaTGTGAGCTACCTCCAGAACACCCAGTTTCTAGTGTTAGACCTCTACGCGATTCACTTGGTCATACTCCATTGCAG GTTCTTGCAGGTGCAATGTTGGGATGTATAGTAGCTTCCCTCATGAGAAGTTCCAGTTAG